The DNA segment AAGACTGGGTATAATacttaagtcttgatttgatcatttcgAGGCATGttatttaagattttcaaaaaCGTCCTATTTAATCTCCATGTAGccgctcttgcagatagtcctacctatcaagtcattgataaataGTTAATCCCCAAATATAACTGAATTATTGCGGGAAGAAGTTATCTCGATGCAAAATggttgtcaaatacatgcatattgtatgacaaCAGAAAACGTTTTAAgtctaacaaaataaatacagatccactgtttaagctgaaatttagatataatgttactTGAACCATATCACACATGAAAACAATTCTCAGTAGTTACCATGAAAACTGACAGTACAATGATAGCCTTATCACTATGTTTTTAAACATACAGTTACTATTTTGTTCCttttaacatgtaccatacaggTGTATAGGTAAATGTAGTGTAATACCACTCgtgtaatgatgatgatgatgatgatggtgatgatgatgatgataataatgataataataataaaatagcaATAATAACAGTAATGTTTTAGAACACATGTGCCTAAAAATATTCAAGTTATATGGTCATTTTGATTATTGTTTTACttcttgtttaatataaattttaaatacatatctgTTACAGAGAATGTCAAAAATCAAACCACAACTAGTACTACAAGGACGCCAGTCATGACTACCGGCAATGCCTCCTGCGGTAGCTATAGGAACAATAGCTCTCCAGAGTGGTCTGCAGATTGCATATTCCCGGACTTGTATTCCATAGAGAAGGGGGAATGTGAACCATTCACCGAAGTAGACTGTGGCAACCGTTCAGAACCAATAACACCGTGTATGTATCCATTTGACAGGAAGCTTACATTCTCCCTTGAAAGCATGTTGAGTGGTtgcaatttttattatatttatatgatatgtaTTTTCAAACACTTAACAGAATAATGAATCTTGTGTAATTCAAGACTGTTAAGTCTAAGAAACCAGTAGTATTTgtatatcaaataataataaaaaaaaacgatggATTTACTTCTGTAATTGGTCAAATGGGAGAATGTGGGAAAATGTGGGAAAATGCAATTGTAACATTTTGTTAACTATACTCCTGTAATTGGTGAAATGGGAGAAAGCAACAGTTACAAAAATCCATTGGGATTTTACACCTGTAACTGGCGAAACTGAAGTAGGAAATAGTACgttgttttgcatgaaaatctTTATTCTAGTGACTTGCAAAATGGAACGAAACATTTGTATtcaaaatacgaaaaaaaaacaatggggtTTTCTCTTTCTGTTGTCGCTCTAAACATAAACCTGCTACTCCTTAGCCGCAAAAATCTACGATATGACGACAACAATTATAATTTTAAAGCTGTCCAAAAGTTTTCAAGCTGGCAAAATAATTTAATGCAGACTGACTGTTCTCAAAAAATGAGACACACTTTTATTTTTCTGACTGTTGGTAACTAGAAGACACTGCGGCTAACTATTTACACGAAACTGGGGATAGTGACCGTTGATGAATAGGATCTCTGTATATAAGTCACTTaataaatttcacttttttaaaacttacatACACAAATGCGTaccatttaattaataattaaatgacATATAATGCTCAAATTATTAACTGCTTATACATGTTAACAATTCTGTGCCGCCATtcttaataatttatatttttgtattatttgaactTGTTGCAAACCCATTTGTCGTtgttttgttgtaattttatGTATCTATTTGAATGTTTATATAAGCAACAAATATAGTTAAATCAGtgcaatacatgtacatgtatcaacTTTTTGTAAGGTAAATTAGTGTCATGTTCCAactattatatatttcaatatttcttctGTTTCATATATGCCATTTTGTCTTTGTGCTTCATAGATATCggcatatttctttttcttttttgcatatGCCAATACCAGTATATTACAACCTTAAAGTTTTGGAAATCAAGTAaatcaaaatcatgtatattttacatattttacagtataacgttaaataatttttactttttcaggtgAATATCCTAAGTCAAATTGCACAAGACCAAAAGGTGAAAACGTATCTTTATGCACATGTGAAAAAGactcagatttgaattttgacatgtGCTTATCGCTCAAAGACGGCGACCATGCATGGCCGGCACGTCACTGGTCTCCATTCTACGTTCAGTGTACATCCCAGCGAACTCTCCCAAGTAGCTGTTCCGGGCATTCAGTGATCTACaacttctttcaaaataaatgtcagttgGTGTATGAAGTGGTGAACGCAGCCTACAACTTGTCTTTATCGTTAGATATTCCGGAATCTCTTTACCACCTAATATCAGTTGCACCAACGAAATTTATGCACCAAACAACACAAGATATTTCTATGACACCAACAcctactacaaatattttaatacagaAAACACCTGACGGTTTTGGAGCATTTACAGACATAAGATCTACGAGTGTGTTTCAACATGGTGGAAGTTCAATGGGTATAAGTGCTCTGTCATACACAACACCACCTCTTAGTGATGTAAAACTAACCACCACCGGTATAACCCATCTTACTTCATCCGTATATAACTTTGAATTATCAACTCAGTTATTTTCTTCTTCTAGTTCTTTTTCGGGAGGAGCTACAGACTACCTACTAGAACCATCGTCACTTACATCTGTATCACCTCATTTTGTGCCGCATTTACCTTTTGAAACAAAGACTAAGTTTATCAGCACTGAGGTTTTACCTCTACCGAATAAAAACCAATCTGTCATTAAGGCATACACTATAGTGACTTCTAGTACCATTACAAGTGTTGAAAAGGAACATATATTATCACATAGCTCAGATAGAACAATAGAATCCAAGAAGGAACAAGCAAATATTGAACCAACGCCTTCATCTGCATTCAGTGCTTTTGCAAATACAATAGAGAACATTTTGTATTTCGATTCTTTACATCGAGTTTACACAGCATCTGAAATTTCGTCGCAGTACGAATTGTCGTCACAgaatttgttttccttttatgaATCAATGGACCCTTCTTTTCCAGATTCACTACAAACAAACTCAGTTTTTGATTTGACGTCCGCGTATTCAGTGTATCCTTCGGAATCCAATACGATATCTGACTTTTCTTCCGGGTTAGAATCCTTGCAAACGTCACATTCATTGAACTCGGTGGGCACATCATCAGGCAATTCTTATGAATTATCATTGTTACTGTCATCAGTTCAAACAAGCTTGTCGTCATTCTCATTAACACCCTTCCTACCACAATCAGTGCCATCCTCGTCCTCTCCTTCGCCACAACCAACAAAGTCATCCACATTTATGTTAACTGAAACTTCTTTCTCCCAAAGGCAGTCGCCATCATTAACATCACTGTCGTCATTGATGTTAGTATATTTATCTTCTTTTGACTATCAGTCGTCACCAGTGTCTGTAACGGATTCATTAACAACATCTAAACATTTATCTAAATTGGAAGGTACATACTCACCATTGTCAACATTGGTAGAAAAAAACACTTTGCTGCATTTTTCATCTTTGTCGTCACCTTCCAAAACAGATTTCTTTAAAGGTAAAACAACATCATTACCGCCATTATCAACTACATTATCACTGTTATCATCATCACCGTTATCATCATCagtaacaacaataacaacatcatcatcatcttcttcttcttcttcaaaagTATCATCATTACCACCACCGTCATCTTCATCATTATCGTTGTCAACTACATTATCACTTTTATCATCATCACCGTTATCATCACTACCATCatcaacatcaacatcaaaaacatcatcatcaacattatcaccaccaccatcatcatcattaccgTCATCGTCATTCATTTCAACGCCATCTTCAGCCTTTCAGTCCGCATCCATGAACAGGTTATCATCAAGAGCTATAACACCATTAATGTCATCATTTTCTTTCCCGTCTCCAAAATATTTACCGTCCTCAATGATAACACATCTGTCTATGTCAGATTTGCTTACAGAAGGTAGAGCTACATCGGCACCGTTATCAACAACGTCACATCTTGATATGGCAGAACTAAAAAGTGACGGTAGATTTGTGTTGAAGTCATCAGTGGCTATTTCCCAAATATCGCCGTCAAAATCAATGTCTGAAGTTCTATctctttcaaaaacattttctgCTACCTCAGTGACTACCTCGCTCTTTTCCATGACAGAATCAATTATACACGAGAGATCTGTGCCTGAAGCATTATCGGAAACGCCGATATTACCTTCAAACGTACAAACAGAACACGAGATTGCTTATTCCACATTGAACAATTTATCAATGGAAACGTCTATTGGATCGGTGTCATCTTCTAAAAAAGAAGAGTCGGCTTCAAAGAAATCTTTTCAGACTCGTGGTGAtagttcaaatgaaataaaaccatcAAAAACATTTACGAGCGGAAGTTCAAATGAATTGGAACTGTCGACAGATTTTCTGGGCGGAAGTTCTAGTACACTGGAACCATTAACAACTTTTCCGGGCGGACGTTCAAGTGTATTGGAACCATCAACAACTTTTACGAGTGGCAGTTCCAGTCTATTGAAACCATTTACAACATTTCCGAGCGGCAGTTCCAGTCTATTGAAACCATTTACAACATTTCCAAGTGAACATTTATCAACATCTCCGCGTCAGACAATATCTACTGATAACAAAGCGGGTGGAAAATCtgctgaaatacagaaaaacaatgaaacatcTATTGCAATTGGTGTAGGTGTTGGTGGAGGAATTGTATTAATATGTTTGATTTTGTTGATTGTTATAATAGTATTGAGGAAACGGAAGAAAAGGGGAAGAAGAAATTTCTTTCAGGTACGGTTGCCTCCTGAGCTTTTCATGACACGAAGTCTATGATAAATGTGTGTTATCACGGTAAAATGGTAATCTTACAGAAACTTCGGAAATTCCATATACTTTAAGTGGTTTCTTATTTACTTTGACTTAATACTGGTTGTAATTTATTTCATCTACATGGAGCAATTTTAGAATCGTCACATTTCAGAACTAGACAACCCCATTTTACGCCAGAGCTCACAAGCTTTGCTAAAGCCTTGATTGGGATCGTTTGTTGTTTTGAAAAGATTATTGATCTTAAATACGTAAActcaatttgaaaatatgaaaatgaactttATTTCTTGATGCTTCCTtcgtacataattatataatagtcGATTTATTGATTTCCATTTCAAAAAGCTCTTCCTGGTGTTTGACATTATACTAATCCTCTTTTTTTATATCGGCTCAGCGGGATGGCTGAGCGTGGGTAAATCGCTCACGATATTATCGTCATGTGTATTAAATactcatttattttttgtatgcACTCCTGTATTCTAATTACTGTATTGTTATACTGTAAACGTCTAggacaaaaataacatttaataaacTATATGTatagtaaaactttgttttgTTGAGTAGTGAGTTACGTAATCAACTACGAAACAAAAGtatgtttttgttatgtttaCTTCTCTAGCGGCTAAACACGACTTAGTGCCGTCTTCCTAGGcctaaatatgtttttattagaTACATTAATCAGACCCGATTATCTGTTTATCTGTCGCTCGTGATACAACA comes from the Mercenaria mercenaria strain notata chromosome 9, MADL_Memer_1, whole genome shotgun sequence genome and includes:
- the LOC123547867 gene encoding serine-rich adhesin for platelets-like, producing MGVMIEKMLGMLIKSVIVLTVIFTSVNLENVKNQTTTSTTRTPVMTTGNASCGSYRNNSSPEWSADCIFPDLYSIEKGECEPFTEVDCGNRSEPITPCEYPKSNCTRPKGENVSLCTCEKDSDLNFDMCLSLKDGDHAWPARHWSPFYVQCTSQRTLPSSCSGHSVIYNFFQNKCQLVYEVVNAAYNLSLSLDIPESLYHLISVAPTKFMHQTTQDISMTPTPTTNILIQKTPDGFGAFTDIRSTSVFQHGGSSMGISALSYTTPPLSDVKLTTTGITHLTSSVYNFELSTQLFSSSSSFSGGATDYLLEPSSLTSVSPHFVPHLPFETKTKFISTEVLPLPNKNQSVIKAYTIVTSSTITSVEKEHILSHSSDRTIESKKEQANIEPTPSSAFSAFANTIENILYFDSLHRVYTASEISSQYELSSQNLFSFYESMDPSFPDSLQTNSVFDLTSAYSVYPSESNTISDFSSGLESLQTSHSLNSVGTSSGNSYELSLLLSSVQTSLSSFSLTPFLPQSVPSSSSPSPQPTKSSTFMLTETSFSQRQSPSLTSLSSLMLVYLSSFDYQSSPVSVTDSLTTSKHLSKLEGTYSPLSTLVEKNTLLHFSSLSSPSKTDFFKGKTTSLPPLSTTLSLLSSSPLSSSVTTITTSSSSSSSSSKVSSLPPPSSSSLSLSTTLSLLSSSPLSSLPSSTSTSKTSSSTLSPPPSSSLPSSSFISTPSSAFQSASMNRLSSRAITPLMSSFSFPSPKYLPSSMITHLSMSDLLTEGRATSAPLSTTSHLDMAELKSDGRFVLKSSVAISQISPSKSMSEVLSLSKTFSATSVTTSLFSMTESIIHERSVPEALSETPILPSNVQTEHEIAYSTLNNLSMETSIGSVSSSKKEESASKKSFQTRGDSSNEIKPSKTFTSGSSNELELSTDFLGGSSSTLEPLTTFPGGRSSVLEPSTTFTSGSSSLLKPFTTFPSGSSSLLKPFTTFPSEHLSTSPRQTISTDNKAGGKSAEIQKNNETSIAIGVGVGGGIVLICLILLIVIIVLRKRKKRGRRNFFQVRLPPELFMTRSL